One window of the Pseudochaenichthys georgianus chromosome 21, fPseGeo1.2, whole genome shotgun sequence genome contains the following:
- the LOC117466439 gene encoding protein lifeguard 3-like: MTSKTDDPPPYEDAVHQPKYGNYPNQQQDGSPLPPPPSYSPSPGPPGYWGQEGVYPQAGTWAAPGYSPSRRPTTIPTLSAGVHASDQGDMDDFMSSQWESTAVRHSFIRKVYLILTAQLAVTFSVVAVFTFVKPVRLFVIRYPGIYWASFVVYFMVYCILVCCKGPRRRFPWNLVLLGVFTLALSYMSGTISSYYETKAVFLAMGITAIVCIAVTIFCFQTKVDFTSCGGLLCIASVVLMIIGIVTGVVLSFQYVPWLHMLYAAIGAVIYTLFLVYNTQLLVGNRELAINPEEYIFGALSLYIDIVHIFLFVLQVGGAATE; this comes from the exons ATGACTTCTAAAACTGATGATCCTCCACCTTACGAGGATGCAGTTCACCAACCTAAGTATGGAAACTACCCCAACCAGCAGCAAGATGGCTCCCCTCTTCCACCACCTCCATCTTACAGCCCCAGCCCCGGCCCTCCAGGCTACTGGGGCCAGGAAGGCGTCTACCCGCAGGCCGGGACGTGGGCAGCCCCTGGCTACTCTCCATCTCGGAGGCCCACCACAATACCGACTCTGTCTGCCGGAGTGCATGCATCAGACCAAG GAGACATGGATGACTTTATGAGCTCGCAGTGGGAAAGCACAGCTGTTCGGCATTCCTTCATTAGAAag GTTTACTTGATTTTAACAGCACAGCTTGCCGTCACCTTTTCAGTTGTCGCTGTCTTTACATTTGT TAAACCAGTGAGGCTGTTTGTCATCAGATATCCTGGCATCTACTGGGCATCTTT TGTGGTATATTTTATGGTTTACTGCATTCTTGTCTGCTGCAAAGGACCGAG GAGGCGTTTCCCATGGAATCTTGTGCTGCTGGGGGTATTT ACTCTGGCCTTGTCTTACATGTCTGGAACAATTTCGAG CTATTATGAAACAAAGGCAGTGTTTCTGGCCATGGGAATAACAGCAATAGTTTGCATCGCTGTCACAATCTTCTGCTTCCAAACCAAG GTGGACTTCACCTCCTGCGGGGGACTTCTCTGCATTGCGTCCGTTGTGCTCATGATCATTGGGATTGTTACCGGCGTTGTCCTGTCTTTCCAATAT GTTCCGTGGCTGCATATGCTCTATGCTGCAATTGGAGCCGTCATTTACACTCTG TTTTTGGTATACAACACCCAGCTGCTCGTTGGAAACCGTGAGTTGGCCATCAACCCAGAGGAGTACATATTTGGAGCGCTCTCTCTCTACATTGACATTGTTCACATCTTCCTCTTCGTCCTTCAAGTCGGGGGAGCCGCCACTGAATGA
- the pnkd gene encoding probable hydrolase PNKD, translated as MELPDWMVTLVATASFFCFLCLCVRHRRKVQVLWRKVISNIMARTEKPLFRIAYTLYTKTRLGYLYYKRQMRKAREQYPAGHSTSQPMEFNGIKIIPIPVLSDNYSYLVIDTASSVAVVVDPADPQKVQAVLEEEGVTLEAILCTHKHWDHSGGNKGLKRIHSSCRVYGNAADNIPGLTHPLSHKDSVTVGRLHFKALFTPGHTVGHMIYLLDGQTVDAPSSLFSGDLVFLSGCGRTFEGSSTTMLSSLDTVAALSDETLLWPGHEYAEDNLLFAAEVEPRNAARENKSQWVLLQRAQKLCTCPSTIGEEKQYNPFLRSQSEELHVALGVQQLQDEDWTQFRARVLEELRKRKDLFNRR; from the exons ATGGAGCTTCCTGACTGGATGGTAACGCTGGTTGCCACCGCATCCTTCTTCTGTTTCTTATGTTTATGTGTTCGCCACAGACGCAAAGTACAAGTgctctggagaaaagtaatCAGCAACATAATGGCCCGCACAGAGAAGCCGTTGTTCCGAATCGC GTACACACTCTACACTAAGACCAGACTTGGCTACTTGTACTACAAGAGGCAAATGAGGAAAGCCCGAGAACAGTACCCTGCTGGACACTCCACATCTCAGCCAATGGAGTTCAATG GTATTAAAATTATTCCCATCCCGGTGCTCTCTGACAACTACAGCTACCTTGTGATCGACACAGCCTCCAGTGTTGCAGTCGTTGTAGACCCTGCAGACCCTCAGAAAGTGCAG GCAGTTCTCGAGGAAGAGGGAGTGACTCTCGAAGCAATACTCTGCACACACAAGCATTG GGATCACAGTGGGGGGAACAAAGGGTTGAAAAGGATTCACAGCTCATGCAGAGTATACGGAAACGCCGCTGATAACATTCCTGGCCTCACGCA CCCTCTCTCACACAAGGATTCAGTAACAGTGGGCCGTCTGCACTTCAAAGCCCTCTTCACTCCGGGACACACAGTGGGTCACATGATCTACCTCCTGGACGGCCAGACGGTCGACGCCCCCTCCAGCCTCTTCTCCGGTGACCTGGTGTTCCTCTCCGGATGTG GGAGAACGTTTGAAGGCAGTTCCACAACAATGCTGTCATCTCTGGACACAGTCGCCGCCTTAAGTGATGAAACTTTATTATGGCCTG GTCATGAATATGCTGAGGACAACCTCCTGTTTGCTGCTGAGGTCGAGCCTCGTAACGCTGCCAGGGAAAACAAATCTCAGTGGGTGCTGCTGCAGCGGGCCCAGAAGCTGTGCACG TGTCCCTCCACTATCGGAGAAGAAAAGCAGTACAATCCTTTCCTGCGGAGCCAATCTGAAGAGCTCCATGTGGCCCTGGGCGTCCAGCAGCTCCAGGACGAGGACTGGACCCAGTTCAGGGCCCGGGTGCTGGAGGAGCTGCGGAAACGCAAAGACCTCTTCAACAGGAGATAG